GAAGAGGGTTCACCATCGCGTCGGAGTACGGATCACCACGTCTCGACCGTCCCGTTGTGGAGGTCCTCGACACAGCCCTCACAGTCCCGGTGGCCCGCTTCGTAACACTCGGGGCGGTCGTTCGCGTCGAGTTCGACGGTCCGCTTTTCGGCGTAGCGCCGACAGACGATCCGCGCGCGGTCGTCGAAGACGGAGTTTCGGGCGTCCTCGTAATCCCTGCGAGCCATCTCGTAGCGCCGGCCCGCCTTGCGGAACGTCGTCCGCACGAAACGATCCATCGCCCGTCGGTCCATACGATGGCTACAGGAGCGCCACACAAAGACCCGTCGTCGGTGCGCGACTACGAACGACCGGGGTGGGCGTAGAGAGGTGGCCGAGAGATCACTTTCACCCCGCTCGCGGAACTTTTTATACCATCGGGCACCAACAGTCGTATGTCTCCCATTGAAAACGAGGCGGAGACAGTGAGACCATGACAGACCTGCGACAGCACGCGGAAAGCATAGCGGACCAGTTCTCAGAGCACCTCGACATCAGTACCGAGGAGGTCGAGTCCCGACTCGAAACGCTCGTGAGCGAGTACAAGATCCCGGCCGAGGAGGCACGACGAAGCGTCACGAACCACTACCTCGACGAGGCGGGATTGGATCGGGACGCGCTGGGCGGCGGTTCGAACAGCGAGGTCCAGCTCGCGGAGATCGACGCGGCCGAGCAGTGGGTCGACCTCACGGCGAAGGTCGTCGACCTCTGGGAGCCCCGAAGCGACTCCATCGCGCAGGTGGGCTTGCTCGGCGATCCCTCCGGCACGCTGAAGTTCACCAAGTGGGCGAAGTCCGACCTGCCCGAACTCGAGGAGGGCGGCGTCTACCGGCTGGAGAACGTCGTCACCGACGAGTACCAGGGCCGATACTCGGTCAAGCTCAACCGCACGACCGGGATCACCGAACTCGACGAGGAGCTCGAGGTCGGCAACGACGAGAGCGAGATCGAAGGCGCGCTCGTCGACGTCCAGTCGGGATCGGGGCTGATCAAGCGCTGCCCCGAGGAGGGCTGTACCCGCGTCCTCCAGAACGGCCGGTGTTCCGAACACGGCGAGGTCGAAGGCGAGTTCGACCTCCGGATCAAGGGCGTCATCGACGACGGCCGTGAGGTCCAAGAGGTGATCTTCGACCAGGAGGCGACCGAGGAGGTCGCCGGGATCACCCTCGAGGAGGCCAAACAGATGGCGATGGACGCGCTCGATACGACGGTCGTCGCCGACGAAATCCGTTCACAACTACTTGGGCGGTACTACCGGATCACCGGGCCGACGTTCGGCCGCTACGTGCTGGCCGACGCGGTCGAGGAACTCGGCGGACCGACGGATCCCGAGGAGACGCTGATCAAAGCGAGGTCGATCTGAAATGAGCCAAGCACCCACCCGCGAACTCGCCCAGCGCGTCTTCGCCAGCGAGTTCAACGACGCCGGCTACACGTTCAAGGAGAGCGACGACGAGCGCGCGCCGCTGTACGCGCTGCTCCCGACGGGCGCGCGCGCCAACCGCGTGTTCATCGTCGGCACCCTCACCGAGAAGAGCGACGTCGGCGAGGACAGCGAGTACTGGCAGGGTCGGATCGTCGACCCCACGGGAACGTTCTTCGTCTACGCCGGCCAGTACCAACCCGAGGCCGCGAGCTTCCTGCGAGAGGTCGAGCCGCCGGCGTACGTCGCCGTCGTCGGCAAACCCCGGACCTACGAGACCGACGACGGCGACGTCAACGTCTCGGTCCGGCCCGAGTCGATCACGGAGGTCGACACCGGAACGCGGGATCGCTGGGTCGTCGAGACCGCCCAGCGGACCATCGAGCGCATCGAGGCGTTCGACGACGAGGCCAACGAGTATGCGGCGATGGCCCGCGAGGAGTACGACCTGTCGGTCGAGGACTACCGCCGTGACCTGCTCTCGGCGCTCGAAAGCGTCGAGGAAGGCGAGGACGAAGAGACGGCGGAGACGACGGCCTGAGGGCGAACCGTTTTTCGACCGAACACGCCCCGAAGAGACGTCGGAACGGAGTCGTCCGGGTGTCACTACCACCCGAACGGGGCTACCTACCAGCCCATGAGATCCGATTCGAACGAGCAGCAAGAACGTATCGAAACGCGCGGAGAGGAATCACCCAGTGCCGGTTGGCGGGCGGTGTACGCCGCGATGGGCGTCTCGACGGACGGGGACGTCGAGAAAGAGGCGACGACTGACCACCGGGAGACGTCCACTGAGGACCGACGACTCTCGAAGGCGGGACACGAGAGGAGAGTTACGGCGAGATCGTAGCCGGCCCGTGTCTGACAAACCCTTAAGTATTCGCCGGGAGGAATGTAACGGGAATGGGCAACAAGAACAAGACGATCTCCTTTCGCGTCAACGAGAACGCCTTCGAGACCCTCCGGGAGATCGCGGAGGAGCGCGACATCTCGCTGTCGGCAGTGTTTCGCGATTACGTCGATACGCTGGTTGCCCACGACGGCCAGGTGCGGGTGGTCCCCGAAGGCGACGCCGACGGGGAGGCGACGGGAGAGTTCCCGCCGAAGGTGGAGGTGCCGAAGAGCTTCGTCCGCGAGCACGAACGCCTCGAACTCGAGGCCGAACACCTCCGTGAACAGCTCGACGAGCACAAACGCTACATCACGCAGCTTCGCCAGGAACTCGACGACGAGGAGGAGATCGAGGAGGTCGTCCACCTGGAGGAACTCGACCGCGAGAACGGGAAGGCGGAAGACCCCTACAGGCTGGGCTAGCCCGAGAGTTCGCGCTTTTTCGCCGCCGCTGCCCGCTCGGCTTCGTCGTCGTCCTCGACGCTCGCGAGCGCCTCGATCGCTTCGAGAGTCCTGACCGAGTCGTCGAGAAACGAGAGGACGTCACCGGGATAGGCGTAGACCATGTAGTCGTCGCTCATCACGTCGACGATCGCCTCGGGACCGAGACCCTCCGCCCGCAGTTCGAGGAGGTAGCGCATGAACTTCCGTTCCGGGCAGCCACAGTAGGGGTTGGTATCACAGTCACAGTCGAGGAAGTCCTGTGCGAACTCGAGGACGCGCTCGCGGGAGGCGTCGTCGAGTTTCTCCAACCCCTCGCCCTGAAAGAGCAGATCGAGCGTCGCCCCCTTGAACGCCCCCTTCGGAATCGAGGTGTCGAGCTGCGAGGCGAGTTGGCGGTGGTTCTTGACGTAGATCTTGTCCGTGATCGCCACAGTGAGAGGTTCTACGAACCGGACTCACAAAAGCACCCGGCTCCGGACTATTCGAGGGTGATCTCCCCGCGCATCGCCTCGGGGTGGTACTCGCAGTAGTAGGCCGCCATCCCCTCGGCCGCGTCGAACGTCAGCGTGACCGTCTCGCCCTGCTCCTCCGAGGAGTCCGACGCCTCGAGTTCGGTGCCCTCGGCGTCCTCGATGATGAGTTCGTGTTCCGCGCCGTCGAGGTTCTCCCAGGTGAGTTCGTACGTCGTTCCGGCCTGGAGCGCGAGGGAGGGGTTCGTCTGATCCGCGATGTCGCTCGGCTCCTGGCCCTGCCAGCCGTCGGTGGCCCCGCCCAGGCGGATCGTCCGTGTCTCGCCGCCGTTCGCTCCGCCGTTTCCGGCTTCCCCGTCGTCGCCCCCTTCATCGTCGCCGCCTCCACCGGAACCGCCGCCGTTCTCCCCGCTGTCGCCTCCGTCCGAGCCACCTCCGCCGTCCCCGCCGCTCCCGGAGCCGTCCAGACAGCCCGAGAGGAGCGTGATCGATCCGATCAGAGCGGTTCCATTCACGAGTGCGTCTCGGCGGGTGGTCGACTGACCCATCATCGGCGGCTACACGGGTCGCCACCAAAAAGGACGGGGCTCGCGTCACCCGGTCGTGATAACGACTCGCACGTCCCCGGGGAGTCGTAACGTATTTCAGCCACAGGGCGAGTAGGAGTGGGTGTGTCCGGGTTGGGGTAGTGGACTATCCTTCAGCCTTGTGGAGGCTGAGACGCGGGTTCAATTCTCGCACCTGGACCTCCTTTCGAGCACGCCTCTACGAGCGGGCGCTTTCCGCTGAAAGCGTCCGCGAGCGACCCATAGCGAGAGGGAAGTCCGACCGAGTCCTCTTCGAGCGGCCGTCGAGCACCACGGGGAGGGCTCGTTACGTTGAAACTTGGCGCTATAGCCGTTGCTGACCGATTCGTTTGTTCGCGCTGCTCGCCGGCCGGCGATAGAAAACGGCGCTACTCCGAGGGGTCGTTACCGCGCTGGAACAGGTAGGTCATCTCCCACAGCGCCGACTCGAAATCCCCTTCCTCGGAGGCGTTTTCGAGCTGACGGTACAGCGAGTCGGAGACGGTGATCTCTGGCATCACCCATCAGTACAACCGCTTGCCACAAGAAGCTACTGCGATTCGAAATCGAGTAAATTTTCGTTCGGCTGCTACCACGCGTCCCGGAAGAGGTATATAGAACTGCAAACAATCTACTTGGTGATCAGCATGGCAATGCGACGACATCCCTTCGAGGAGATGGATCGAATGATGGAACAGATGCGCCGCTCGATGTGGGAGGGCTGGACCGACCGCCCGATGCTGGGCGGCGATCGGCGGGACGTCAACCTCGGTCTCGACACCGACGACGAGGGCTACGTTCTGCTGGCCGACATGCCGGGCTTCGAGAAGGAGGAGATCGACCTCCGGTTCGACGACGGGGTCGTCTCGATCGAGGCGTCCCACGAGCGCGACGAGGGCGACGACACCGTCGCCCGTCGACACACCCGCTACGTCCGCGAGCAGGTTCGGGTCGGCGACGTGATCGCCGAGGAAAGCACCGCGAGCTACCGCAACGGGGTCCTCGAAGTCCACCTCCCGACCCGCGGGGAGGCCGCGGACGAGGGATCGCGGATCGACATCGACTAGTTACTCCCAGCGGCGATCGGGCTCGGGGTCCCGGACGGGTCCCGTCCGGTCGGGTTCGCGCTCGTCGGCGGCCCGTTTGGCGGTCTCGATCGAGCCGCTCGATCGGATGATGTTGAGCGCGGTCATCAGGTCGGTTCGGGAGATCAGCCCGGCGAGGTCGCCGCCCTCGACGACGAGCAGCCGCCCGATCCGCCGTTGCTGCATCCGGTTGAGGGCGTCTATCGCCTCCGCGTCGGGCGCGATCGTCTCCAGTTCGGTGGTCATCACGTCCTCGACGGTGAACGCGTCGCGCTCGACGGCGTCGACCTCGCGGGCGTCGGACAGAGTGACGACCCCGACGAGTCGGCCCCCGTCCATCACCGGGTAGCCGGTGTGGCGTTCGGAGAACATCCGTTCGAGGAGGTCGGCGATCGAGGTGTCGGGCGAGACGCTGTCGACCTCCTCGCCGGGGGTCATGATGTCGTCGACACGGACCCCCTCGAAGGCGGCGTTCATCACCGTCTGTTGGGCCTCGCCCGAGGCGGCGATGTAGATGAAGAAGGCGATCCCGATGAGGATGATGTTGAGCTGTAGCAGTCCGAACAGCCCCATGAAGAGCGCGAAGAGCTTGCCGACCTCGGCGGCGATCTGGGTCGCGCGCGCGAACGGGCGGTTCCGCGCGAGCAGCGCCCGCAGGACGCGCCCGCCGTCCATCGGAAACGCCGGCAGCATGTTGAAGCCCGCGAGCGCGACGTTCAACAGCGCGAGGTAGGCGAAGACGAAGGCGACCCCGTCGAACCCCGACGGAACGACCAACAGGAGGAGATACGATCCGATCCCGACCAGGACGCTGACAACGGGTCCGGCGATGGCGATGAGGAACTCCTGTTTCCAGTCCTCGGGCTGATCGGAGAGCTGGGCCAATCCCCCGAAGATCCACAGCGTGATCGAGTCGATCGGGAACCCGTAGCGGATGGCGACCAGCGAGTGGCCGAGTTCGTGCAGGACGACGCCGACGAACAGACCGATCGCCGCCGAGAGACCGAGGATCCACGGCCGGTAGCCGGTCGTGAGATCCGCGGCGTCCAGCCCCGTCCCGAAGACGGCGTTCAGCGGGTCGACCAGCAGTTCGATCTGGGCGCCGATCAGCCACGCGAAGATCGGGAGGATCAACAGAAAGGAGACGTCTAGCTTGATCGGGATTCCGAAAAGCGAGCCGATCCGGAAACTCTTGAACATTACCGGGAGGTTAGGGAAGCAGACGTATAAAATACGCCCGAGCGATCGGCCGTCATCGGTTCCACAGTCGACCGGCCAGCCGATCGAGGATCGACGGATCGAGTCGGCGTCGGGTCACGATCACGGTCCGATCCGAACGACGGCCGACCGCCTGCGGAACCGAGCCGACGAGCCGACGGCGCACCACCCCGCGTCGGGTCGCCCCGAACACGACGAGGTCGCACTCGCTCGCGGCCTCGACGATGGCGTCGGCGACCCCGCTCGCTTCCCTGAGTTCGGTCTCCGTCGGAACCGCCAGCAGATCGGTCGCCTCCTCGATGTGACCCCGGGCGGCCTCCCGTTCCGCTTCGGTCGCGTCGGGAGCGATCACGGACAGCACGACCACCGTGGCGTCGTTCGCGTCGGCGATCGCCCCCGCGACGGCCGCCGCAAGCGGGAGGTGTGGACCGCTCGCGACCGGCAACAGCACCCGGTCGACGCCGTCCGCGGTGGGGCCGATCCGCTCGACCAGCACGTCACAGGAGGCCCGGCGCAGGAGGTCGTCGATGGTCGACCCGAGGACGGTCTCGTCCCGTCGGGGCCGGCCGTGCCAGCCGACGAGCAACGCGTCGGCGTCTAGCTCCTCGACCGCCGAGCGGATCGCCCGGCCGACGTCGGTCCCGACGACGACGCGTCCGTCGACCGGGACGGTCCCGTCGGCGACCGCGAGCGCGTTGTCGAGTATCTCGCGGCGGTCGCCGGCGAACTCCGTTCTGATCCGCTCGTCGGAGAAGACCGAGAACGGCGAGTCGTGGGGTTTGTGGACGGCGGTGATGACCATCACCTCGCCATCGTTGGCCCGCGCGATGTCGACGGCGGTTCGGACCAGTTGCGCGGCGTAGCCCGGATCGCCGACGGCGACGACCAGCCGGTACGTACCGTTCGCCGTCGCGTCGCCCGACGCTGCGCCGGTCGCCATGTCCGGTGTTAGCTAGCGAGGGTAAAAAGCGTTCAGTCGACGGAAAGGCCGATGGTGCTCGACGACGACCGTCGAACCATGACGCTGGATCCGGTCGTCCGCCGTGGGAACGAGGTCGAGTACGAACCCGTCGAGGCCGCCGACGGGCTCGAAAAGGGCGTGCTGATCGACGAGAGCGACGGCGCGCCGACCTTCGCGCTGCGGCGATTCGCCCTCGCGCCCGGCGCCGAGGTGCCGAAACACGAAAACGAGGTCGAGCACGAACAGTACGTCCTCGAAGGCGAGTACGTGGTCGGTGTCGGGGACCAGGAGTACGCCGTTTCGGCCGGCGATTCGCTGTTGATTCCGGCCGGCGTCGTTCACTGGTACAGAAACGAGGGGAGCGATCCGGGCGCGTTCCTGTGTGCGGTTCCGAACGGCGACGATACGATCTCGCTCGTGGAGTGACAGTCGACGGTAAGTGATAGGCACAAATACCTCGCGGACGTAGGGCCGCCAGTGTCAACGCAGCGCCAGCGGGTCGGGACGCTCTTTCTCCACGGGACCGGCGACGACTACCTCGCCGTCCCGATCCGGGACGACGAACGCCTGTTCCAGGCCGTCCTCGAACTCAAGGAGACGAACGCGGGCCCGCGTCCGGGGAAGTTCCGCATCAAGCGCGACTCGACCCAGGAGCCACGCAGTCCCGAGGAGTTCGTCGAGTTCGCGCGCGGGGCCGACCGGATCCGCATCTCCGAGCAGACCTCGCGGGAGGGCCGCGCCGAACTCCGCGAGATGCTCTCGGGCTACCAGCTCGACGCCCGTGTCGTGCGCACCTGCCGGCTGTGTGCCTCGGCGGGGCGGTACTCGCCGCTGACGGGAGAGACGGCGATCGAGACCGGGCGCGAGCAGGTCTGTCCCGACTGTGCGTTCCGCGAACTCGAACGCGAACTCTCGTACGCGGGCGGGGTGACGGGCGCGGCCGAGGACCGGCTGAAAGAACTGCTCCTCGAGGTCCAGGACCTCGAACGGATCACGAACCTGCTTTCGGGCCAGCTCGATCCCGACCTCACGAAGTTCGACGAGATCAGCGCGACGACGGACGAGGTCGACCCCGTCCCCGTCGACTCGCTCGACCTGCACCCGAAGCTACAGGGTCTGCTGGAGGGACGGTTCGACGACCTGCTGCCGGTCCAGAGCCTCGCCGTCGAGAACGGGCTGTTCGACGGCGAGGATCAGCTCGTCGTCTCGGCGACGGCAACGGGGAAAACCCTCGTCGGGGAGATGACCGGAATCGACCGCGTACTGAAGGGCGAGGGAAAGATGCTCTTTCTCGTTCCCCTGGTAGCGCTCGCCAACCAGAAACACGAGGACTTTCTCGATACCTACGGCGGTCTGGTCGACGTCACCCTCCGGGTGGGCGCGAGCCGCGTTCGTGACGACGGCAACCGCTTCGACCCGGGCGCGGACGTGATCGTCGGCACCTACGAGGGGATCGACCACGCCCTGCGAACGGGCAGGGATCTGGGCGACATCGGCACGGTCGTCATCGACGAGGTCCACACGCTGAAGGAGGGCGAGCGGGGCCACCGCCTCGACGGGCTGATCGCCCGGCTGAAGGACTACTGCGAGCAGCGCGCGGCTCGTGCGCAGCGAGGCTCGCGAAACGGTTACTCGGGTGCCCAGTGGATCTACCTCTCGGCGACCGTCGGCAACCCCGAGTGGCTCGGCCGGAAGCTCGAGGCCCGACTGATCGAGTTCGAGGAGCGTCCCATCCCGATCGAGCGCCACCTCACGTTCGCCGACGGGGCGGAGAAGCCCCGGATCGAGAACCGCCTCGTGAAACGGGAGTTCGACCGGAAGTCCTCGAAGGGGTATCGCGGCCAGACGATCGTCTTCACCAACTCCCGGCGGCGGTGTCACGAAATAAGTAGAAAGTTGGAGTACGACGCCGCGCCCTATCACGCCGGTCTCGATTACGGCCGTCGAAAGAAGGTCGAGCGGATGTTCGCCGAACAGGAGCTCTCGGCGGTCGTGACGACGGCGGCGCTCGCCGCCGGGGTGGACTTCCCCGCCTCGCAGGTGATCTTCGACTCGCTGGCGATGGGCATCGAGTGGCTCTCGGTCCAGGAGTTCCACCAGATGCTCGGGCGGGCGGGCCGGCCCGACTACCACGACCGCGGGACGGTCTACCTGCTGGTCGAACCCGACTGTTCGTATCACTCGAGCATGGAGGGGACCGAGGACGAGGTCGCCTTCACGCTGCTGAAAGACGAGATGGAGCCGGTTCGGACGGACCACGACGAGTCGGCGGCGGTCGAGGAGACCCTGGCGAATGTCACCGTCGGGGGCAAGCGCGCGAAGGCGCTCAACGACAGGATGATCGGCGAGATTCCGACGACGCACGCGATCGGCAAGCTGCTGGAGTACGACTTCATCGACGGGTTCGAGCCCACCCCCCTGGGACGGGCCGTGACGCGGCACTTCCTCGCGCCCGACGAGGCGTTCAAGATCCTCGACGGGATCCGAAAGGGGAACGATCCCCTCGACATCGTCGCGGAGATGGAGTTATACGGGGACGAACGCCAGTGAGATCGGCGTGAAGGCGATGCCCAGATACGCGAGCAACACGACGAGCACCGCCCCCGGAACCCCGCCGATCGCGACGATCAACAGGACGATCGGGGTGATCTCGACGCCGAAGCCGAACACAGACGCAAGGATCAGGGCGACGAGACCGACGACCGCGTTGACGATGAACGGACGGACGGTGTGGATCACGCGGTACGAGCCGAGGAGGAGGACGACGACCGCGGCGAGGACGGCGACTTCCAGACCGGTAACCATACCCGACGATAGGTACGCGGCCGGTAAGAACGAAACGTTTTCCTCGTCCGCCGGGAAAAGGGGAATGCGGGACCGTGGGGTAGCTTGGTATCCTTGCGGCCTTGGGTGCCGTTGACCCCGGTTCAAATCCGGGCGGTCCCACTCGTTTTCGACGCCGTCCGAATCGATGAGGATGTCTCACGACTAGTGTGACATGGGATTGGCCCATCCAATAAACATAAAAACATATAAATTAGTAATATAATAGATAAGATGTTAGAGATGAGCATCAGGGATTCGAACGTGGTAGCCTCGCCGGCTTTCGATTCTATCGACGGTATTTACCACATGACGCACGATGGGAGGAAAAATCGCTGTCGACGACGGTAGTGCTTGCCCTCTGTGACGTCGCGGGGATCGATCCGACAGACTTTCAACTGTACACCTACGTCGATCCGGAGTCGCTGGACGCGTTGTTCTCGCCGCTCGACGACGCCGGCGACGAGCGCGGCCGCGTCGAGATCGCCGCCCTCGGCTACCGGATTTCGATCTACAGTTCCGGCGAGATCGAGATCCGACCGACGGGACCGGAGACGCCGCGGACGTCCGACTGACGCCGAACGCACATCGGGCGAAATGAGAGGTCATTTAGCGGCCGGCGTCGAACGATAGCTATGGCAACGGCAGACGTACAGCGACGGGCGAAGGACCGTCCGCTGGCGGCGGCACTCGTTCTGACGGCGCTTGGCTACGCGCTCGTCGTCGGGACGTTCGCCGGCGTCGTCCCGCTGTACCCCGATATCGGCGAACCGGGCGTCGATCTGCTCTCGCACGCGATCGCGGTCGTCAACACGACTGCGACGATATCGCTCGTACTGGGATGGTACTGGATCCGAAGGGACGAGGTCGACAGCCACAGGAGCGCGATGGTGCTGTCGTTCGTCCTGATCGTGTTGTTCCTCCTGCTCTATCTCCCGAAGGTCGGTGGCGGCGGGGAGAAACACTTCGTCCTCGCCACGGGATACGACTGGGTGCCGCTGTGGGGCTGGATCGAACCCGCGTACCTGATCATGCTCGCGATCCACATCGTCCTCTCGGTGCTCGCGGTGCCGCTCGTACTGTACGCGATCGTCCTCGGGTTGACACACACGCCGAGCGAACTCGCCGGGACGCGCCACGCGACGGTGGGACGGCTCGCCGCCGGGACGTGGATCCTCAGTTTGTCCCTCGGCGTCGTCACCTACGTCATGCTCAACCACCTCTACGCCGCGGAGTTCGTCCCGGCCTAACCGCCCGGTAACCCGACGGATGAGCGCCCGGTTCGCTCAGCTTCATGACGGGGCGTTTCGTCGGGACGAGTATGAGCATCAGTTCGCTCGATGGGGCGTCGGTCGTATACACCGCGCGGCCGCCCGAACGCGAGGAACTCGCGACGGCAGTGGTCGAAGCCATCGCCGTCGCCGAAGGGGTCGACCCGATCGACCTCGACGTGCGGATCGGTGACGTCGTCGACCCGGACGCCCTGAACGCGCTGTTCGGATCGGCCATGGATCGGTCGGGGCGGTTCGTCTTCCGGTTGGCGGGGTATCTCGTCCGCCTGTCCGCGAACCGGGAGATCACGCTCTACCGCGCGTAGCTACACCAGCAACGACGCGATCCCCAGGACGATACAGGCGGTGCTGAACCAGCGCGTCAGTGTCATCGAGAACCCCGTGACGGCCCGCGTGTCGGCGACCATACTCACGAGTGCGAGGACGAAGAAGGTCAGCGAAAGCTCGAAGACCGTCATCAGACGTTCCTCCTCTGCTGTCGTGGAGACGAGCGTCCGCTCACGGCCGGGAGAACGGACATCAGAACCTTTGTTATATCCCTCCTAAGCCCGGTAGAAAGGTCCGACGCTAGTCAGACGCTGTCGATGAGCTGGGAGGGCGTGATGACCTCGACATTGCTCTGCTCGATGTGATCGAGCACTTCGCGCAGCTGTTCGACGGTGATGTCGGCGTGGGGGCTGGGCTCCTCTGCGTCCTCGGGTTCGACGCCGTGTGCCAGTCCGACCGCGAGCTGGTTGTGCTGTGCGGCCATGTCGATGAGGCTCGTAAAGCCACCGATGTCGTGCATGTCGACCCGCGAGAGGTGCATCGCGTCCGTCGGTGGGACGTTGCTGTTGTTGCCGGCGAAGTAGAAGCAGGTCTCGTGGTACTCGCGGGCGATGTCGATCACCTCCTGGTTGACGCTGTGGTAGGGGGCGAACATGTGGCGCGCGCCGTCGGGGAACCCGCGGTTGTCGAGGTACTGGAAGTCGGATTCGATCCGGTTGCGCGCCTCCTCGGGGTCGACCTCGGCGAGTCCGGTCCCCGGATCGGGATGCGAGGAGATGTCCCAACCGGCGTCGCGCATCTCCCGCAGTTGATCGATGTGCAACCGACCATCGCGGTTGAGCGAGTTCGGGATGACCGCCGCCGCCGCCTGATAGCCGTACTCCTCGAGGATCGGGAACGCGCGCTCGTACTGGCTGGCGACGCCGTCGTCGAAACTGAGGATGACGTAGCCCTGATCGGCCGCGGGCGTCATTCGGAGGTCGTCGATCCAGAAGCGGATCTCCTCTTCCTCCTGGGTCTGGATGTAGATGCGCATCTCCTGGACGTTCCCGAGGTTCGGCTCGCCGCGCTGGCCGGTCCAGCCGGCGTCCATGCGGAACCAGCCCTCGTGCGAACCGAGCATCGTCCGGGTCGTCCAGAGCTGATCGGCCCGCGCCGGTGCGTCGACTTCGAGTCGGACACGGGCGGGACGGGGGGAGTCGACGCGGATCGCCATCGAGAGGTGGTTACCCGAGGCGTCGAGACCGTCGGGGAACGCCTGGAAGACACCCGCCGTAGTGCCCTGGTTCTCGATCCGCAGCGACTGGCTGCCGGTGAGCGCCGCTTCGCCGTCGCCGGCCACGTTGCTCTCCTCCATCGGGGCCCAGTTCTCGACGTCCTCGAAGTCGTCGATCAGTTCGCCGGCATCGATAGCCGGCGGCGTGGCCTGGGACTCGTCGCCGTTCCCGCCGCCTAAGCCGCCGTTCCCGTTCCCGTTTCCGTTCCCGTTCCCGCCGTTCCCCTCGCCG
The nucleotide sequence above comes from Halalkalicoccus sp. NIPERK01. Encoded proteins:
- a CDS encoding HalOD1 output domain-containing protein — translated: MSTTVVLALCDVAGIDPTDFQLYTYVDPESLDALFSPLDDAGDERGRVEIAALGYRISIYSSGEIEIRPTGPETPRTSD
- a CDS encoding DEAD/DEAH box helicase; translated protein: MSTQRQRVGTLFLHGTGDDYLAVPIRDDERLFQAVLELKETNAGPRPGKFRIKRDSTQEPRSPEEFVEFARGADRIRISEQTSREGRAELREMLSGYQLDARVVRTCRLCASAGRYSPLTGETAIETGREQVCPDCAFRELERELSYAGGVTGAAEDRLKELLLEVQDLERITNLLSGQLDPDLTKFDEISATTDEVDPVPVDSLDLHPKLQGLLEGRFDDLLPVQSLAVENGLFDGEDQLVVSATATGKTLVGEMTGIDRVLKGEGKMLFLVPLVALANQKHEDFLDTYGGLVDVTLRVGASRVRDDGNRFDPGADVIVGTYEGIDHALRTGRDLGDIGTVVIDEVHTLKEGERGHRLDGLIARLKDYCEQRAARAQRGSRNGYSGAQWIYLSATVGNPEWLGRKLEARLIEFEERPIPIERHLTFADGAEKPRIENRLVKREFDRKSSKGYRGQTIVFTNSRRRCHEISRKLEYDAAPYHAGLDYGRRKKVERMFAEQELSAVVTTAALAAGVDFPASQVIFDSLAMGIEWLSVQEFHQMLGRAGRPDYHDRGTVYLLVEPDCSYHSSMEGTEDEVAFTLLKDEMEPVRTDHDESAAVEETLANVTVGGKRAKALNDRMIGEIPTTHAIGKLLEYDFIDGFEPTPLGRAVTRHFLAPDEAFKILDGIRKGNDPLDIVAEMELYGDERQ
- a CDS encoding DUF420 domain-containing protein: MATADVQRRAKDRPLAAALVLTALGYALVVGTFAGVVPLYPDIGEPGVDLLSHAIAVVNTTATISLVLGWYWIRRDEVDSHRSAMVLSFVLIVLFLLLYLPKVGGGGEKHFVLATGYDWVPLWGWIEPAYLIMLAIHIVLSVLAVPLVLYAIVLGLTHTPSELAGTRHATVGRLAAGTWILSLSLGVVTYVMLNHLYAAEFVPA
- a CDS encoding polysaccharide deacetylase family protein, which translates into the protein MTKRPNRRQFLAGVGVGSLGLAGCTDILGSGEGNGGNGNGNGNGNGGLGGGNGDESQATPPAIDAGELIDDFEDVENWAPMEESNVAGDGEAALTGSQSLRIENQGTTAGVFQAFPDGLDASGNHLSMAIRVDSPRPARVRLEVDAPARADQLWTTRTMLGSHEGWFRMDAGWTGQRGEPNLGNVQEMRIYIQTQEEEEIRFWIDDLRMTPAADQGYVILSFDDGVASQYERAFPILEEYGYQAAAAVIPNSLNRDGRLHIDQLREMRDAGWDISSHPDPGTGLAEVDPEEARNRIESDFQYLDNRGFPDGARHMFAPYHSVNQEVIDIAREYHETCFYFAGNNSNVPPTDAMHLSRVDMHDIGGFTSLIDMAAQHNQLAVGLAHGVEPEDAEEPSPHADITVEQLREVLDHIEQSNVEVITPSQLIDSV
- a CDS encoding HalOD1 output domain-containing protein; the encoded protein is MSISSLDGASVVYTARPPEREELATAVVEAIAVAEGVDPIDLDVRIGDVVDPDALNALFGSAMDRSGRFVFRLAGYLVRLSANREITLYRA
- a CDS encoding pro-sigmaK processing inhibitor BofA family protein; its protein translation is MVTGLEVAVLAAVVVLLLGSYRVIHTVRPFIVNAVVGLVALILASVFGFGVEITPIVLLIVAIGGVPGAVLVVLLAYLGIAFTPISLAFVPV